Proteins from a single region of Bacillus carboniphilus:
- a CDS encoding polysaccharide deacetylase family protein, translating to MKRFMYLLVFMALFITACNNEETQGTPTPQPVEEDNNTTEEQPTDIGTDIDEEDSNKQEDEEEETEEVDGETEEPSEPQYYVNTVNWSIKPIDSANEKVVLLTIDDAPDKYAVEMAHTLKELDVPAIFFVNGHFIDTPEEQEKLKTIYELGFHIGNHTYNHPLLRDLPEDKQREEIVKLNQMIEEVIGEKPKFFRAPHGVNTDISHQVIEEEGMIAMNWTYGYDWEKDYLEKDALTKIMLETPYLNDGANLLMHDRSWTNEALKGIVEGLREKGYEFVDPSLITKREATE from the coding sequence ATGAAAAGGTTTATGTATCTACTTGTATTTATGGCCTTGTTTATTACTGCCTGTAACAATGAAGAGACACAAGGTACACCAACACCACAACCAGTTGAAGAAGACAATAATACCACTGAAGAACAACCTACCGATATAGGTACCGATATAGATGAGGAAGATTCAAATAAGCAAGAAGATGAGGAAGAAGAAACAGAAGAAGTAGATGGGGAAACAGAGGAACCATCAGAACCCCAATACTATGTCAATACAGTAAACTGGTCGATTAAACCAATTGACTCAGCAAATGAAAAAGTAGTCTTACTTACTATTGATGATGCTCCAGATAAATATGCTGTTGAGATGGCGCATACTTTGAAAGAACTTGATGTTCCAGCCATCTTCTTTGTGAATGGACATTTCATTGATACTCCTGAGGAGCAAGAGAAATTAAAAACCATTTACGAGCTAGGGTTTCATATTGGTAACCACACGTATAACCATCCATTGTTAAGAGATTTACCGGAAGATAAACAAAGAGAAGAAATAGTGAAGCTAAACCAGATGATTGAAGAAGTAATAGGTGAAAAACCTAAGTTCTTTAGGGCCCCTCATGGTGTGAACACAGATATTTCTCATCAAGTTATTGAGGAAGAAGGCATGATTGCCATGAACTGGACATACGGATATGACTGGGAGAAGGATTACCTTGAAAAAGATGCTCTGACTAAGATAATGCTTGAGACACCATATCTAAATGATGGGGCAAATCTACTGATGCATGATAGAAGTTGGACTAATGAGGCCCTTAAAGGAATTGTAGAAGGCCTTAGGGAGAAAGGGTATGAGTTTGTTGACCCATCACTTATTACAAAAAGAGAAGCAACTGAATAA